A single window of Oreochromis aureus strain Israel breed Guangdong linkage group 5, ZZ_aureus, whole genome shotgun sequence DNA harbors:
- the trpc4apa gene encoding transient receptor potential cation channel, subfamily C, member 4 associated protein a isoform X2 codes for MSFVTEDRKTAQESTFPNTYTFDLFGGVDLLVEILMRPTLTMQKKKPKMNDDLVKDCLSVLYNCCICTEGVTKSLAARDDFVLFLFTLMTNKKTFLQTATLIEDILGVKKEMIQLEGIPNLSGLVQSFDQQQLANFCRILSVTISEPDVGNDDKHTLLAKNAQQKRNASPSRAEVNQVTLLSIPGFIERLCKLATRKVSEATGANFLQELEDWYTWLDNALVLDALMQMATEEPEQSSTESSDESSLATSPLRHRLPQSMKIVHEIMYKVEVLYVLCVLLMGRQRNQVHKMLAEFRLIPGLNNLFDKLIWRKYTVSNHVVHGQNENCDCSPEISFKIQFLRLLQSFSDHHENKYLLLNSQELNELSAISMKANIPEVEALVNTDRSLVCDGKKGLLTRLLTVMKREPPDSSFRFWQARAVESFLRGATSYADQMFLLKRGLLEHILFCIIDSGCTSRDVLQSYFDLLGELMKFNIDAFKRFNKYVNTPEKFQMFLTQINSSLVDSNMLVRCIVLSLDRFESQTEDVKVVEVLSECCLLSYMARVENRLSFLFRLVNIINVQTLTQENVSCLNTSLVILMLARRKAKLPFYLNALREKEYAEKYPGCLLNNFHNLLRFWQRHYLNKDKDSTCLENSSCIPFSYWKETVSVLLGSDRTSLCAIASYIDEPFMDLDRDLLED; via the exons ATGTCCTTTGTCACAGAGGACAGGAAGACCGCTCAGGAATCCACCTTCCCCAACACGTACACTTTTGACCTCTTTGGTGGAGTTGAT CTTCTAGTGGAAATCCTGATGAGACCTACACTAACTATGCAGAAGAAGAAACCTAAAA TGAATGATGACCTGGTCAAAGACTGCCTTAGTGTTCTATACAACTGTTGCATATGT ACGGAGGGTGTCACAAAGAGTCTGGCAGCTAGGGATGACTTTGTTCTGTTTCTCTTCACCTTGATGACAAACAAGAAGACCTTCCTACAGACTGCTACTCTTATTGAAGATATTCTTGGAGTAAAAAAG GAGATGATCCAGTTAGAGGGCATCCCTAACCTGTCGGGTCTGGTTCAAAGCTTTGACCAGCAACAGCTGGCCAACTTCTGTCGCATCCTTTCTGTCACAATCTCAGAACCTGATGTGGGAAATGATGACAAGCACACCCTGTTGGCCAAAAATGCACAGCAAAAACGCAATGCAAGTCCTTCACGTGCAGAGGTCAACCAGG TAACCCTGCTGAGCATCCCAGGCTTCATTGAGCGGCTTTGTAAGCTGGCCACTAGAAAGGTATCTGAAGCCACAGGTGCTAACTTCCTGCAGGAGCTGGAGGACTGGTACACATGGCTGGATAATGCTCTGGTACTGGATGCTCTCATGCAGATGGCCACTGAGGAGCCTGAGCAAAGCAGTACAG AGTCGTCAGATGAGAGTTCTCTGGCTACCAGCCCTCTGAGACATCGACTGCCCCAGTCTATGAAGATTGTCCATGAGATTATGTATAAAGTAGAAGTACTGTATGTGCTCTGTGTCCTTCTGATGGGCCGACAAAGGAATCAG GTTCACAAGATGCTGGCTGAGTTTCGTCTCATCCCAGGGCTCAACAACCTGTTCGACAAGCTCATCTGGAGGAAATATACAGTTTCGAATCACGTGGTGCATGGCCAGAATGAGAACTGCGACTGTAGTCCA GAGATATCCTTCAAAATCCAATTCTTGCGATTACTTCAGAGTTTCAGTGATCATCACGA GAACAAGTACCTCCTTCTAAATAGCCAGGAGTTGAATGAACTGAGTGCCATTTCCATGAAAGCTAATATCCCAGAGGTGGAAGCTCTTGTCAATACAGACAGAAGCCTCGTGTGTGATGGGAAGAAGGGCCTCCTCACACGCCTCCTGACTGTCATGAAGAGGGAGCCTCCAGACTCGTCTTTCAG ATTCTGGCAGGCAAGGGCAGTGGAAAGTTTCCTCAGAGGTGCCACATCCTATGCAGACCAAATGTTCCTTCTGAAGAGGGGACTACTAGAA CACATCCTATTCTGCATCATAGACAGTGGTTGTACATCTCGCGATGTCCTTCAGAGTTACTTCGATCTGCTTGGTGAGCTCATGAAGTTCAACATTGATGCTTTTAAGAGATTCAACAAATATGTCAACACTCCAGAAAAG tttcagaTGTTCTTAACACAGATCAACAGCTCCCTCGTGGATTCAAACATGCTGGTACGCTGCATCGTTCTTTCATTGGACCGCTTTGAGAGCCAGACTGAAGATGTCAAAG TGGTGGAGGTACTTTCTGAGTGCTGCTTGCTATCGTATATGGCCAGAGTTGAGAACAGGCTGTCGTTCCTTTTCCGACTGGTCAACATCATCAATGTACAGACACTCACACAG GAGAATGTCAGCTGTTTAAACACCAGTTTGGTGATTTTGATGTTGGCCAGAAGAAAGGCTAAACTGCCCTTCTACCTCAACGCCCTTCGTGAGAAGGAGTATGCTGAGAAGTACCCGGGCTGCCTGCTTAACAACTTCCACAATCTACTGCGATTCTGGCAGCGCCACTACCTCAATAAGGACAAAGACAGCACCTGTCTGGAGAAC AGCTCCTGTATCCCCTTCAGCTACTGGAAGGAGACTGTATCAGTGCTGCTGGGTTCAGACAGGACTTCTCTGTGTGCCATAGCGAGCTACATCGATGAACCATTCATGGATCTGGACAGAGATCTGCTGGAAGATTGA
- the trpc4apa gene encoding transient receptor potential cation channel, subfamily C, member 4 associated protein a isoform X1: protein MATLLGCESPCTRGKRRNYSSNIITKFTATKITGQGFSRGTQLPGGLLQERDKRAKWNGIPTLLQKLYESSHPNSDLSHAHTFLKLLLSQLSVEAMSFVTEDRKTAQESTFPNTYTFDLFGGVDLLVEILMRPTLTMQKKKPKMNDDLVKDCLSVLYNCCICTEGVTKSLAARDDFVLFLFTLMTNKKTFLQTATLIEDILGVKKEMIQLEGIPNLSGLVQSFDQQQLANFCRILSVTISEPDVGNDDKHTLLAKNAQQKRNASPSRAEVNQVTLLSIPGFIERLCKLATRKVSEATGANFLQELEDWYTWLDNALVLDALMQMATEEPEQSSTESSDESSLATSPLRHRLPQSMKIVHEIMYKVEVLYVLCVLLMGRQRNQVHKMLAEFRLIPGLNNLFDKLIWRKYTVSNHVVHGQNENCDCSPEISFKIQFLRLLQSFSDHHENKYLLLNSQELNELSAISMKANIPEVEALVNTDRSLVCDGKKGLLTRLLTVMKREPPDSSFRFWQARAVESFLRGATSYADQMFLLKRGLLEHILFCIIDSGCTSRDVLQSYFDLLGELMKFNIDAFKRFNKYVNTPEKFQMFLTQINSSLVDSNMLVRCIVLSLDRFESQTEDVKVVEVLSECCLLSYMARVENRLSFLFRLVNIINVQTLTQENVSCLNTSLVILMLARRKAKLPFYLNALREKEYAEKYPGCLLNNFHNLLRFWQRHYLNKDKDSTCLENSSCIPFSYWKETVSVLLGSDRTSLCAIASYIDEPFMDLDRDLLED from the exons ATGGCGACGCTTCTGGGGTGCGAGTCCCCTTGTACGAGAGGAAAACGAAGAAACTACAGTAGCAATATCATCACGAAGTTCACGGCCACTAAAATCACCGGCCAGGGCTTCAGTCGAGGAACACAG CTCCCAGGAGGCCTGCTTCAGGAGAGAGATAAACGTGCCAAGTGGAATGGCATCCCTACTCTGCTGCAGAAGCTTTATGAGAGCAGCCATCCCAACAGTGACCTCTCCCATGCCCACACCTTTCTTAAG TTATTATTATCCCAGCTGTCTGTGGAGGCCATGTCCTTTGTCACAGAGGACAGGAAGACCGCTCAGGAATCCACCTTCCCCAACACGTACACTTTTGACCTCTTTGGTGGAGTTGAT CTTCTAGTGGAAATCCTGATGAGACCTACACTAACTATGCAGAAGAAGAAACCTAAAA TGAATGATGACCTGGTCAAAGACTGCCTTAGTGTTCTATACAACTGTTGCATATGT ACGGAGGGTGTCACAAAGAGTCTGGCAGCTAGGGATGACTTTGTTCTGTTTCTCTTCACCTTGATGACAAACAAGAAGACCTTCCTACAGACTGCTACTCTTATTGAAGATATTCTTGGAGTAAAAAAG GAGATGATCCAGTTAGAGGGCATCCCTAACCTGTCGGGTCTGGTTCAAAGCTTTGACCAGCAACAGCTGGCCAACTTCTGTCGCATCCTTTCTGTCACAATCTCAGAACCTGATGTGGGAAATGATGACAAGCACACCCTGTTGGCCAAAAATGCACAGCAAAAACGCAATGCAAGTCCTTCACGTGCAGAGGTCAACCAGG TAACCCTGCTGAGCATCCCAGGCTTCATTGAGCGGCTTTGTAAGCTGGCCACTAGAAAGGTATCTGAAGCCACAGGTGCTAACTTCCTGCAGGAGCTGGAGGACTGGTACACATGGCTGGATAATGCTCTGGTACTGGATGCTCTCATGCAGATGGCCACTGAGGAGCCTGAGCAAAGCAGTACAG AGTCGTCAGATGAGAGTTCTCTGGCTACCAGCCCTCTGAGACATCGACTGCCCCAGTCTATGAAGATTGTCCATGAGATTATGTATAAAGTAGAAGTACTGTATGTGCTCTGTGTCCTTCTGATGGGCCGACAAAGGAATCAG GTTCACAAGATGCTGGCTGAGTTTCGTCTCATCCCAGGGCTCAACAACCTGTTCGACAAGCTCATCTGGAGGAAATATACAGTTTCGAATCACGTGGTGCATGGCCAGAATGAGAACTGCGACTGTAGTCCA GAGATATCCTTCAAAATCCAATTCTTGCGATTACTTCAGAGTTTCAGTGATCATCACGA GAACAAGTACCTCCTTCTAAATAGCCAGGAGTTGAATGAACTGAGTGCCATTTCCATGAAAGCTAATATCCCAGAGGTGGAAGCTCTTGTCAATACAGACAGAAGCCTCGTGTGTGATGGGAAGAAGGGCCTCCTCACACGCCTCCTGACTGTCATGAAGAGGGAGCCTCCAGACTCGTCTTTCAG ATTCTGGCAGGCAAGGGCAGTGGAAAGTTTCCTCAGAGGTGCCACATCCTATGCAGACCAAATGTTCCTTCTGAAGAGGGGACTACTAGAA CACATCCTATTCTGCATCATAGACAGTGGTTGTACATCTCGCGATGTCCTTCAGAGTTACTTCGATCTGCTTGGTGAGCTCATGAAGTTCAACATTGATGCTTTTAAGAGATTCAACAAATATGTCAACACTCCAGAAAAG tttcagaTGTTCTTAACACAGATCAACAGCTCCCTCGTGGATTCAAACATGCTGGTACGCTGCATCGTTCTTTCATTGGACCGCTTTGAGAGCCAGACTGAAGATGTCAAAG TGGTGGAGGTACTTTCTGAGTGCTGCTTGCTATCGTATATGGCCAGAGTTGAGAACAGGCTGTCGTTCCTTTTCCGACTGGTCAACATCATCAATGTACAGACACTCACACAG GAGAATGTCAGCTGTTTAAACACCAGTTTGGTGATTTTGATGTTGGCCAGAAGAAAGGCTAAACTGCCCTTCTACCTCAACGCCCTTCGTGAGAAGGAGTATGCTGAGAAGTACCCGGGCTGCCTGCTTAACAACTTCCACAATCTACTGCGATTCTGGCAGCGCCACTACCTCAATAAGGACAAAGACAGCACCTGTCTGGAGAAC AGCTCCTGTATCCCCTTCAGCTACTGGAAGGAGACTGTATCAGTGCTGCTGGGTTCAGACAGGACTTCTCTGTGTGCCATAGCGAGCTACATCGATGAACCATTCATGGATCTGGACAGAGATCTGCTGGAAGATTGA
- the si:ch211-25d12.7 gene encoding src-like-adapter 2: MGTCLTRCQSSLTIFENPDESMSMESPESVIVSLVDYPSFGETELTMCIGERLTMTSDDGDFIMVRSTTTGRESYVPIEYTARVTDRWLFKGISRYKAVELLMLPNNQNGAFLIRESETSRDSYSLSILRRTSSSYQDCVKHYRISTLPNGWVYISPSLTFPSLHCMVEHYSETADGLCCRLAMPCFIQGLDNAEEAQPIPITTRRPTIKWKEISRSVILKRKRTVSDHSLVSEGLREAIYSYLQMTEAGENSCWDT, translated from the exons ATGGGGACCTGCCTCACCAGATGCCAATCCAGCCTGACAATCTTTGAAAACCCAGATGAGTCTATGTCAATGG AGAGCCCGGAAAGCGTGATTGTGTCTCTTGTTGATTACCCATCATTTGGAGAAACAGAACTGACCATGTGCATTGGGGAAAGACTGACCATGACATCAGA TGACGGGGACTTCATAATGGTGAGATCCACAACGACAGGCCGGGAGAGCTACGTCCCTATCGAGTACACGGCCAGAGTTACTGACAG GTGGCTGTTCAAAGGCATCAGCAGGTACAAAGCAGTGGAGCTGCTCATGCTTCCTAATAACCAGAATGGAGCCTTCTTGATTCGAGAGTCAGAGACAAGCAGAG atTCCTACTCGCTATCTATCCTGAGGAGAACCAGCTCTTCGTACCAGGACTGTGTGAAGCACTACCGCATTTCTACCCTCCCGAATGGATGGGTCTACATATCTCCAAGCCTTACTTTCCCTTCCCTGCATTGCATGGTGGAACACTATTCAG AGACCGCAGATGGATTGTGCTGTCGGCTGGCAATGCCTTGCTTCATCCAGGGTTTAGACAATGCTGAAGAGGCCCAGCCTATTCCAATAACGACCAGGAGGCCCACCATAAAATGGAAGGAAATCAGCAG ATCGGTGATCTTAAAGAGGAAGAGGACAGTGTCAGACCACTCTCTGGTGAGCGAAGGGCTCAGGGAGGCTATTTACTCCTACCTCCAAATGACCGAGGCCGGCGAAAACAGCTGCTGGGACACTTGA
- the ndrg3a gene encoding protein NDRG3a isoform X1: MDELQDVQLTEIKPLLTNKNARNFQDFDCQEHDIETPHGVLHVTMRGVPKGNRPIILTYHDIGLNHKSCFNTLFNYEDMQEITQHFAVVHVDAPGQQEGAPPFPSGYRYPTMDELAEMLPSVLTQLKVNSVIGIGVGAGAYILTRFALNNPSLVEGLVLINVDPCAEGWIDWAASKLSGWTSNLVDIVMAHHFSTDELTDNQELIQTYRLHIAQDINQDNLALFCGSYQYRRDLEIERPIVGLNEDTVNTLTCPALLVVGDTSPAVEAVVECNSRLNPTKTTLLKMADCGGLPQVVQPGKLAEAFKYFVQGMGYIPSAGMTRLARSRTTSSSSITSMDNSRSRSNVNSLLEGGTTGSLDSKAGPQTMEVSC; the protein is encoded by the exons ATGGATGAGCTCCAGGATGTACAGCTGACTGAGATCAAGCCGTTGCTGACCAATAAG AATGCACGCAACTTTCAGGATTTCGACTGCCAG GAGCACGACATTGAAACGCCACATGGCGTTCTCCATGTGACAATGAGAGGCGTTCCCAAGGGCAACAGACCCATCATCCTCACCTATCACGACATCGGCCTCAACC ACAAGTCTTGCTTCAACACCCTGTTTAACTACGAGGACATGCAGGAGATCACTCAGCACTTTGCTGTGGTTCACGTCGATGCGCCCGGCCAGCAGGAGGGAGCGCCTCCCTTTCCCAGCGG GTATCGCTATCCAACCATGGATGAGTTGGCCGAAATGCTGCCCTCTGTGTTGACTCAGCTGAA GGTGAACAGCGTGATCGGCATCGGCGTGGGAGCAGGAGCGTATATCCTCACCCGCTTTGCA CTGAACAACCCGTCCCTCGTGGAGGGGCTGGTACTCATTAATGTCGACCCGTGTGCTGAAGGCTGGATTGACTGGGCTGCTTCAAAG CTTTCTGGATGGACCAGTAACTTGGTGGATATCGTCATGGCTCACCACTTCAGCACT GATGAGCTCACAGACAACCAGGAGCTGATCCAGACCTACCGCCTCCACATCGCCCAAGACATCAACCAGGACAACCTGGCCCTCTTCTGTGGCTCCTACCAATA CCGTCGAGACCTTGAGATCGAGAGGCCCATAGTGGGTCTGAATGAGGACACGGTCAACACACTAAC TTGCCCTGCTTTGCTGGTGGTCGGTGACACGTCACCTGCTGTGGAGGCCGTG GTGGAGTGCAATTCCAGGTTAAATCCCACCAAGACTACATTGCTAAAG ATGGCTGATTGTGGAGGCTTGCCCCAGGTTGTgcag ccagGAAAACTTGCTGAGGCATTCAAGTACTTTGTCCAGGGCATGGGCTACA TACCTTCAGCAGGAATGACTCGCTTGGCTCGCTCACGCACCACCTCCTCTTCCAGCATCACCTCCATGGACAACAGTCGCAGCCGCAGCAACGTCAACAGCCTGCTGGAGGGCGGCACCACCGGGAGCCTGGACAGCAAGGCCGGGCCCCAGACCATGGAGGTCTCCTGCTAA
- the ndrg3a gene encoding protein NDRG3a isoform X2, which yields MSAILDLDQIACAGNEVEHDIETPHGVLHVTMRGVPKGNRPIILTYHDIGLNHKSCFNTLFNYEDMQEITQHFAVVHVDAPGQQEGAPPFPSGYRYPTMDELAEMLPSVLTQLKVNSVIGIGVGAGAYILTRFALNNPSLVEGLVLINVDPCAEGWIDWAASKLSGWTSNLVDIVMAHHFSTDELTDNQELIQTYRLHIAQDINQDNLALFCGSYQYRRDLEIERPIVGLNEDTVNTLTCPALLVVGDTSPAVEAVVECNSRLNPTKTTLLKMADCGGLPQVVQPGKLAEAFKYFVQGMGYIPSAGMTRLARSRTTSSSSITSMDNSRSRSNVNSLLEGGTTGSLDSKAGPQTMEVSC from the exons ATGTCAGCTATTCTGGACCTGGACCAGATTGCATGCGCTGGAAATGAAGTG GAGCACGACATTGAAACGCCACATGGCGTTCTCCATGTGACAATGAGAGGCGTTCCCAAGGGCAACAGACCCATCATCCTCACCTATCACGACATCGGCCTCAACC ACAAGTCTTGCTTCAACACCCTGTTTAACTACGAGGACATGCAGGAGATCACTCAGCACTTTGCTGTGGTTCACGTCGATGCGCCCGGCCAGCAGGAGGGAGCGCCTCCCTTTCCCAGCGG GTATCGCTATCCAACCATGGATGAGTTGGCCGAAATGCTGCCCTCTGTGTTGACTCAGCTGAA GGTGAACAGCGTGATCGGCATCGGCGTGGGAGCAGGAGCGTATATCCTCACCCGCTTTGCA CTGAACAACCCGTCCCTCGTGGAGGGGCTGGTACTCATTAATGTCGACCCGTGTGCTGAAGGCTGGATTGACTGGGCTGCTTCAAAG CTTTCTGGATGGACCAGTAACTTGGTGGATATCGTCATGGCTCACCACTTCAGCACT GATGAGCTCACAGACAACCAGGAGCTGATCCAGACCTACCGCCTCCACATCGCCCAAGACATCAACCAGGACAACCTGGCCCTCTTCTGTGGCTCCTACCAATA CCGTCGAGACCTTGAGATCGAGAGGCCCATAGTGGGTCTGAATGAGGACACGGTCAACACACTAAC TTGCCCTGCTTTGCTGGTGGTCGGTGACACGTCACCTGCTGTGGAGGCCGTG GTGGAGTGCAATTCCAGGTTAAATCCCACCAAGACTACATTGCTAAAG ATGGCTGATTGTGGAGGCTTGCCCCAGGTTGTgcag ccagGAAAACTTGCTGAGGCATTCAAGTACTTTGTCCAGGGCATGGGCTACA TACCTTCAGCAGGAATGACTCGCTTGGCTCGCTCACGCACCACCTCCTCTTCCAGCATCACCTCCATGGACAACAGTCGCAGCCGCAGCAACGTCAACAGCCTGCTGGAGGGCGGCACCACCGGGAGCCTGGACAGCAAGGCCGGGCCCCAGACCATGGAGGTCTCCTGCTAA